The following are from one region of the Littorina saxatilis isolate snail1 linkage group LG4, US_GU_Lsax_2.0, whole genome shotgun sequence genome:
- the LOC138965066 gene encoding uncharacterized protein: MATEDILQDEIRVSHGLVYDKHSGELVGFTNLEETANDLCSLQENMQGGKKQKKLATSMLVIMVRGTTSTLRYPLACFPTTGVTSEFLYPIIWQAVKILEYRCKLKVLFITCDGASANRRFFKLNKTADQECTYWCWNKYSFDKRKIFFVCDVPHLLKTTRNCFANSFYHKKTRMLWKNGRFISWRHVLNLYEDHVEGQVLSGPYKLKWSHVDLTAFSQMKVNLAAQVLSKTVADSLEQNYGPDVKETVTFIRHMNRYYDCLNVRNLKESAQKRNPDLREYRTLDDERLQYLTGGFLEYLQEWEDGVTNRDGFAKAEKGRMLLSHQTLSGLRISARSIVEIVQFLLREGASFVLTHNFNQDPLEEHFAHCRQKGGANNNPTVWDVQHCSSKLRVLGSSALAPIRGNITNRKRTMQADNTSLAKRAKKS; encoded by the coding sequence ATGGCTACAGAGGACATACTCCAAGATGAAATTCGTGTTTCACATGGGTTAGTTTATGATAAACACTCTGGTGAGCTTGTGGGGTTCACAAATCTGGAGGAAACTGCTAATGATTTGTGTTCTTTACAAGAAAATATGCAGGGGGGGAAAAAGCAGAAGAAGTTGGCGACAAGCATGCTTGTTATTATGGTAAGAGGCACAACTTCTACCTTGCGATATCCACTTGCCTGTTTTCCAACAACGGGTGTGACATCAGAATTTTTGTACCCAATTATCTGGCAAGCTGTTAAAATCTTGGAATACAGATGCAAACTGAAAGTTTTGTTTATTACATGTGATGGAGCATCTGCCAACAGGAGATTTTTTAAACTTAACAAGACGGCAGATCAGGAATGTACGTATTGGTGTTGGAACAAATACTCTTTTGACAAAcggaaaatattttttgtgtgtgatgtgcCCCATCTGCTGAAAACTACCAGAAATTGTTTTGCCAATTCCTTTTACCACAAGAAAACTAGAATGTTGTGGAAGAATGGCCGTTTTATCAGTTGGAGGCATGTACTAAACCTCTATGAGGATCACGTAGAAGGTCAGGTTTTGAGTGGCCCATACAAGCTAAAATGGTCACACGTTGACCTCACGGCTTTTAGTCAAATGAAAGTTAATCTTGCCGCTCAAGTTCTGAGCAAAACTGTCGCCGACAGTCTTGAACAGAACTATGGCCCGGATGTGAAAGAGACTGTGACTTTTATTAGACACATGAATCGGTATTATGACTGTTTAAATGTCCGTAATCTGAAAGAGTCTGCACAAAAGAGAAACCCAGATCTCAGAGAGTACAGAACACTTGATGATGAGAGGCTGCAGTACCTCACCGGTGGATTTTTAGAGTATTTGCAAGAATGGGAAGATGGTGTTACAAACCGAGATGGTTTTGCCAAAGCTGAGAAAGGCAGAATGCTGTTGAGTCATCAGACcctgtcaggtttgaggatcaGCGCCCGCTCTATTGTTGAAATTGTTCAGTTTCTTTTGCGAGAAGGTGCATCTTTTGTGTTGACCCACAACTTTAACCAGGACCCCCTTGAGGAACATTTTGCACATTGTAGACAGAAAGGTGGGGCAAACAACAACCCAACCGTTTGGGATGTACAGCATTGCTCTTCAAAACTGAGGGTTCTAGGTTCAAGTGCGCTTGCGCCTATTAGAGGCAACATCACTAACAGAAAGAGGACCATGCAAGCAGACAACACATCACTGGCGAAGCGAGCTAAGAAAAGTTAG
- the LOC138963686 gene encoding uncharacterized protein: MPRRRNRIGTKPKGARSKQNAASKRNAETKRQLLQLAELETDTDPAWTWGDFLLGVEDGANPAESIIEDEVAMELTDLDGDTAQGFFVIVGEKAFRYEPDQDVDDLAASLQASCRRQVFQKLTQDVKSAFQDSDSVCVLLLKECKLRLTSMYDSSIPSLKFCLSISDDLSPSLVVHQGIIPPTDDFWIGLPRYLFTATDVLKVLDKVENWSICSGNCEEEFQSLVPVGVPFCDTTMKRAAYKESVYGATGCETTIRSTKKTLWKAVYRNKAKMEAPQDNNLMSSKIPHARMSRDDLCLKVTQLKEAHRSLCGELDRLRRDVFKEIKDKGQTLSEVDDFDLVNMLKSSKSDVESAYPDENSLPRIFWEQQLRHANNKTARWHPMVIRWCLYMRSKSAKAYDAMRAGYGICRPVYTTH, from the exons ATGCCAAGACGGCGGAACCGTATTGGCACGAAGCCGAAGGGTGCAAGATCAAAGCAGAATGCAGCCAGTAAAAGGAATGCAGAGACGAAACGACAACTGCTGCAGCTGGCTGAACTGGAAACTGA TACAGATCCAGCATGGACCTGGGGGGATTTTCTTCTGGGTGTGGAGGACGGAGCCAATCCTGCTGAATCCATCATCGAAGACGAGGTTGCTATGGAGCTGACGGACTTGGATGGGGACACTGCACAAGGGTTCTTCGTGATTGTTGGGGAAAAAGCATTCCGCTATGAGCCTGACCAAGATGTTGATGATCTTGCAGCATCACTTCAAGCCAGTTGTCGTCGTCAAGTCTTCCAGAAACTGACTCAGGATGTGAAGTCTGCCTTTCAAGATTCTGATTCTGTTTGTGTCTTGCTGCTGAAAGAGTGTAAGCTGCGTCTTACTAGCATGTATGATTCAAGCATTCCAAGCTTGAAATTTTGCTTGTCAATCAGTGATGACTTGTCGCCTTCTCTGGTTGTACATCAGGGTATCATTCCGCCTACCGATGACTTCTGGATTGGACTGCCTCGGTATTTGTTCACTGCGACAGATGTTTTAAAGGTACTGGACAAGGTTGAAAACTGGTCTATCTGCAGTGGAAATTGTGAAGAAGAGTTTCAGTCACTTGTACCTGTAGGAGTTCCTTTCTGCGACACAACCATGAAGCGAGCTGCATACAAAGAAAGTGTGTATGGTGCCACAGGTTGTGAGACAACCATCAGATCAACGAA AAAAACGCTATGGAAAGCGGTGTATAGAAACAAGGCGAAAATGGAGGCTCCTCAAGACAACAACCTCATGTCATCAAAAATCCCCCATGCGCGGATGAGTCGAGATGACTTGTGCTTGAAGGTTACTCAGCTCAAGGAGGCACACAGGTCCCTCTGTGGTGAACTAGACAGGCTGAGACGGGATGTGTTCAAGGAAATCAAGGACAAGGGACAGACTCTCAGTGAAGTGGACGATTTCGATCTGGTAAACATGTTGAAGTCATCAAAGTCTGACGTTGAAAGTGCCTATCCTGATGAAAACTCACTCCCAAGGATTTTCTGGGAGCAGCAGTTGAGACACGCAAATAACAAAACTGCAAGGTGGCATCCAATGGTGATTAGATGGTGTCTGTACATGCGCAGCAAGAGCGCAAAAGCATATGATGCCATGCGCGCGGGATATGGGatttgcagacctgtttacactacacattga
- the LOC138965068 gene encoding uncharacterized protein, with the protein MASNDVQKFVLSELVDDTETVGAQSCQGHRKIMQAVANQTPIDVPDAYIERNVNFVEITVPRYNECQFRSHFWVNRNVFQVVCDKDLLFLDVFTGYDSRVFRNSDLVGVASNLPPEFHVIGDSAYPLCDYLLVPFCDNGHLKLPATKPRQGPESTWSVPLVC; encoded by the exons ATGGCGTCGAATGATGTGCAAAAGTTCGTGCTATCTGAATTAGTCGATGACACTGAAACTGTGGGTGCACAAAGCTGCCAaggccacagaaaaataatgcAAGCAGTCGCAAACCAAACTCCAATCGACGTCCCGGACGCCTACATTGAGCGGAATGTGAACTTTGTGGAAATTACGGTGCCACGATACAACGAGTGTCAGTTCCGAAGCCACTTTTGGGTGAACAGGAACGTTTTTCAG gtTGTTTGCGACAAAGATCTCCTCTTCCTGGATGTGTTCACGGGCTATGACAGCCGAGTCTTCCGCAACTCGGATCTCGTTGGAGTCGCAAGTAATCTGCCTCCGGAATTCCATGTGATTGGGGACTCAGCCTACCCTCTCTGCGACTACCTGCTGGTTCCATTCTGCGACAATGGCCATCTGAAACTGCCTGCAACAAAGCCCAGGCAAGGACCAGAGTCGACGTGGAGCGTGCCATTGGTTTGTTGA